From the Pseudomonas lalucatii genome, the window TCGCCGATCTGGATCTGCTTGGACACCAGCAAGCCGCCAGCCGCCAGAAATAGAGCGCAGCCAATGGCGCCGGCCGCCCAGGCCCGAGAGGTGAAGCGGTCGAGCAGGCGCCAAAGCGGATGACGCAGCGTTCCCTGCTGCTCGGCCTGTTCGGCACGCAGGCTGCGTTGCGCCGCACGCGGGCAGACGCCCAGGTAGCTGAGCACCAGCGGCAGCAGAATCAGATTGGTGAAGATCAAAATGCCGACGCCGATGGAGGCGGCCAGGGCCAGTTCGCGGATCGCCTGGATGTCGATCACCAGCAGCACGGCAAAACCAACTGTATCGGTCACCAGCGCCGCCAGGCCGGGGCGGAACAGGCGGCGGAAGGTCTGCTGCGCGGCCATTTGCTTGTCCACACCACGCCCGATGGACTGGAGGGTGCCATTCATCAGTTGCGAGCCGTGGCTCATGCCGATGGCGAACACCAGGAACGGCACCAGAATCGAGTAGGGGTCCAGCGCATAGCCCATAGTCGGCAGCACGCCCAGCTGCCAAACCACGGCGACCAGCGACACTGTCACCACCACCGCGGTGGAACGCCAGCAGCGGGTGAACCAGTAGAGCACCGCTGCGCCCAGACAGATGCTGATGGCGAAGAACAACAGCACGCTGCGCACCCCGTCGATCAGATCGCCCACCAGCTTAGCGAAGCCGGTGATGTGCATGCTGTAACCGCGCGCCTCGTATTTCTCGCGCATCTGCTCCAGGGTTTCGGCCAGGGCCGCGTAATCCACCGCACGCCCTTCGGCATCCGTCGCCAGCAGCGGCACGAATAGCACCGTGGAACCAAAATCAGTGGCCACCAGGCGACCGATCTCGCCGGAGCGCGCCAGGTTGGCGGCGAGCTGCTGCAGGCTTTGTGCCGAACCGTCGTAGGCCTCCGGAATCACCGGGCCGCCCTCCAGGCCCTCCACGGTAACGCCGGCCCAGCGAGTCGAAGGCGACCACAACGACTTCAGCTGCATGCGGTTGACGCCCGGCAGCAGGAAGATTTCGTCGTGCAACTCGCGCAGGGTCTCCATATAGCGCTGGTCGTAGATGCTGCCCTGCGGGTTGGCCAGGGCAATGCGCACAGCATTGCCGAGGCCTACAAGATCGTTCTGGTGGTCGGTGAAGTTGCGGATGTATTCGTGCCCTTGCGGGATCATCTTCTCGAAGCTGGCCGATAGCTGCAGATGGCGCAGCTGGCTGGCGAAAAACAGAGTTAGCAGGCCGCACAGCAGCAGCACCAGCAGGCGACGACTGAAGATCACCCGTTCCACCAGAGAGCCGGCACTCGGATCGAAATCGTTCTGCGGCTTGCAGCCGTTCGGCAGGACATTCAGGTTCATGGCCGGATCTCCTGCTCAGCGGTGTTTAGGGTGAGCACACCGCCCAGGCCGCTGAGCAGCACGAAGCGCTGCGCATCCAGGGACAGAATGGCGTTGAGCGGCGGCAACGGCTGACTGCTGCGTCGCACAGGCTTACCCTGCTGCCAGCCGAACACCTGCCCGGCCTGATCGACCAGATAGAGGGCGCCGTCGGCGGCCTGAGTCGAGGCGGTAAAGGAGGCGCCGTTGCCGCTATCCAGGCGCTGCCAGCTCTGGCCGCCATCACGGCTGTACAGCAAGCTGCCCTTGAGACCGGCAACCACCATCCGCTCGCCCAGCAACTCGGCGGTGAACAGGCTGCCGGCATATGGCAGTTCGACACGCGAGAAGCGTCCGCCGGCATCCTCGGAACGCAGCAGGATGCCGCGCTCACCGGCGACCAGCAGGTGCTCG encodes:
- a CDS encoding efflux RND transporter permease subunit, which gives rise to MNLNVLPNGCKPQNDFDPSAGSLVERVIFSRRLLVLLLCGLLTLFFASQLRHLQLSASFEKMIPQGHEYIRNFTDHQNDLVGLGNAVRIALANPQGSIYDQRYMETLRELHDEIFLLPGVNRMQLKSLWSPSTRWAGVTVEGLEGGPVIPEAYDGSAQSLQQLAANLARSGEIGRLVATDFGSTVLFVPLLATDAEGRAVDYAALAETLEQMREKYEARGYSMHITGFAKLVGDLIDGVRSVLLFFAISICLGAAVLYWFTRCWRSTAVVVTVSLVAVVWQLGVLPTMGYALDPYSILVPFLVFAIGMSHGSQLMNGTLQSIGRGVDKQMAAQQTFRRLFRPGLAALVTDTVGFAVLLVIDIQAIRELALAASIGVGILIFTNLILLPLVLSYLGVCPRAAQRSLRAEQAEQQGTLRHPLWRLLDRFTSRAWAAGAIGCALFLAAGGLLVSKQIQIGDLDPGAPELRQDSRYNLDVAFLNANYGASSDVLAVMVKTPQGYCSAATTLNKVDALEWQLRQLDGVESTETLALLSRRMSAALNEGNPKWYDFVPNQSMLNAITASAPRGLYDDSCSLLTLYVFLTDHKAATLARVTEHVERFAMANDDDQVQFLLAAGTAGIEAATNSVVGDAWRQMTYLVYAIVALLTLIAFRSWRVVVVALLPLMLTSILAEALMVGLGMGVKVATLPVIALGVGIGVDYALYILSVLLTQLKAGQPLSLAYYRSLIFTGKVVMLTGITLSVGVATWLASPIKFQADMGALLAFMFLWNMLGALVLVPALAAFLLQPRGVAAKQQPCARLDVDVTLLEKASR